One part of the Symphalangus syndactylus isolate Jambi chromosome 1, NHGRI_mSymSyn1-v2.1_pri, whole genome shotgun sequence genome encodes these proteins:
- the LOC129489902 gene encoding large ribosomal subunit protein eL30 gives MVAAKKTKKSLESINSRLQLVMKSGKYVLGYKQTLKMIRQGKAKLVILANNCPALRKSEIEYYAMLAKTGVHHYSGNNIELGTACGKYYRVCTLAIIDPGDSDIIRSMPEQTGEK, from the coding sequence ATGGTGGCCGCAAAGAAGACGAAAAAGTCGCTGGAGTCGATCAATTCTAGGCTCCAACTCGTTATGAAAAGTGGGAAGTACGTCCTGGGGTACAAGCAGACTCTGAAGATGATCAGACAAGGCAAAGCAAAATTGGTCATTCTCGCTAACAACTGCCCAGCTTTGAGGAAATCTGAAATAGAGTACTATGCAATGTTGGCTAAAACTGGTGTCCATCACTACAGTGGCAATAATATTGAACTGGGCACAGCATGCGGAAAATACTACAGAGTGTGCACACTGGCTATCATTGATCCAGGTGACTCCGACATCATTAGAAGCATGCCAGAACAGACTGGTGAAAAGTAA
- the CSKMT gene encoding citrate synthase-lysine N-methyltransferase CSKMT, mitochondrial isoform X2, with protein sequence MAALRRMLHLPSLMIGTCRPFAGSLADSCLGDRCLWDRLHAQPHLGTVPTFDWFFGYEEVQGFLLPLLQEARAASPLRVLDVGCGTSSLCTGLYTKSPHPVDVLGVDFSPVAVAHMNSLLEGGPGQTPLCPGHPASSLHFMDADAQNLGAVASSGSFQLLLDKGTWDAVARGGLPRAYQLLSECLRVLNPQGTLIQFSDEDPDVRLPCLEQGSRGWTVTVQELGPFKGITYFAYLIQGSH encoded by the exons ATGGCCGCGCTGCGTCGAATGCTCCACTTGCCGAGCCTGATGATCGGGACGTGCCGCCCCTTTGCGG GCTCACTGGCTGATAGCTGCCTGGGGGACCGCTGTCTCTGGGATCGGCtgcatgcccagcctcatttggGCACTGTCCCCACCTTCGACTGGTTCTTTGGATACGAGGAAGTCCAGGGGTTCCTACTGCCGTTGCTGCAGGAGGCACGGGCTGCCAGTCCTCTGCGAGTGCTGGATGTGGGCTGTGGGACCTCCAGCCTATGTACAGGCCTCTACACCAAATCTCCACACCCAGTGGATGTGCTGGGGGTGGACTTTTCTCCTGTGGCTGTGGCCCACATGAACAGCCTCCTGGAGGGTGGCCCAGGCCAAACACCTCTATGCCCTGGGCaccctgcctccagcctccacTTCATGGATGCCGATGCCCAGAACCTGGGGGCTGTGGCTTCTTCAGGCTCTTTCCAACTACTGCTGGACAAGGGCACCTGGGATGCTGTTGCCCGGGGAGGTTTGCCTAGGGCTTACCAGCTGCTATCAGAATGCTTGAGGGTTCTAAACCCTCAGGGGACCCTGATTCAGTTCTCAGATGAGGACCCTGATGTGCGACTGCCCTGCCTGGAACAAGGGTCCCGTGGCTGGACTGTGACTGTGCAGGAGCTAGGCCCGTTCAAGGGCATCACCTACTTTGCTTACTTGATTCAAGGCTCTCATTAA
- the CSKMT gene encoding citrate synthase-lysine N-methyltransferase CSKMT, mitochondrial isoform X1, whose product MAALRRMLHLPSLMIGTCRPFAGREVGAEWEGKGSLADSCLGDRCLWDRLHAQPHLGTVPTFDWFFGYEEVQGFLLPLLQEARAASPLRVLDVGCGTSSLCTGLYTKSPHPVDVLGVDFSPVAVAHMNSLLEGGPGQTPLCPGHPASSLHFMDADAQNLGAVASSGSFQLLLDKGTWDAVARGGLPRAYQLLSECLRVLNPQGTLIQFSDEDPDVRLPCLEQGSRGWTVTVQELGPFKGITYFAYLIQGSH is encoded by the exons ATGGCCGCGCTGCGTCGAATGCTCCACTTGCCGAGCCTGATGATCGGGACGTGCCGCCCCTTTGCGGGTAGGGAGGTGGGGGCAGAGTGGGAAGGGAAAG GCTCACTGGCTGATAGCTGCCTGGGGGACCGCTGTCTCTGGGATCGGCtgcatgcccagcctcatttggGCACTGTCCCCACCTTCGACTGGTTCTTTGGATACGAGGAAGTCCAGGGGTTCCTACTGCCGTTGCTGCAGGAGGCACGGGCTGCCAGTCCTCTGCGAGTGCTGGATGTGGGCTGTGGGACCTCCAGCCTATGTACAGGCCTCTACACCAAATCTCCACACCCAGTGGATGTGCTGGGGGTGGACTTTTCTCCTGTGGCTGTGGCCCACATGAACAGCCTCCTGGAGGGTGGCCCAGGCCAAACACCTCTATGCCCTGGGCaccctgcctccagcctccacTTCATGGATGCCGATGCCCAGAACCTGGGGGCTGTGGCTTCTTCAGGCTCTTTCCAACTACTGCTGGACAAGGGCACCTGGGATGCTGTTGCCCGGGGAGGTTTGCCTAGGGCTTACCAGCTGCTATCAGAATGCTTGAGGGTTCTAAACCCTCAGGGGACCCTGATTCAGTTCTCAGATGAGGACCCTGATGTGCGACTGCCCTGCCTGGAACAAGGGTCCCGTGGCTGGACTGTGACTGTGCAGGAGCTAGGCCCGTTCAAGGGCATCACCTACTTTGCTTACTTGATTCAAGGCTCTCATTAA
- the INTS5 gene encoding integrator complex subunit 5: MSALCDPPGAPGPPGPAPATHGPAPLSAQELSQEIKAFLTGVDPILGHQLSAREHARCGLLLLRSLPPARAAVLDHLRGVFDESVRAHLAALDETPVAGPPHLRPPPPSHVPAGGPGLEDVVQEVQQVLSEFIRANPKAWAPVISAWSIDLMGQLSSTYSGQHQRVPHATGALNELLQLWMGCRATRTLMDIYVQCLSALIGSCPDACVDALLDTSVQHSPHFDWVVAHIGSSFPGTIISRVLSCGLKDFCVHGGAGGGAGSSGGSSSQTPSTDPFPGSPAIPAEKRVPKIASVVGILGHLASRHGDSIRRELLRMFHDSLAGATGGRSGDPSLQATVPFLLQLAVMSPALLGTVSGELVDCLKPPAVLSQLQQHLQGFPREELDNMLNLAVHLVSQASGAGAYRLLQFLVDTAMPASVITTQGLAVPDTVREACDRLIQLLLLHLQKLVHHRGGSPGEGVLGPPPPPRSVPFLDALKNHVGELCGETLRLERKRFLWQHQLLGLLSVYTRPSCGPEALGHLLSRARSPEELSLATQLYAGLVVSLSGLLPLAFRSCLARVHAGTLQPPFTARFLRNLALLVGWEQQGGEGPAALGAHFGESASAHLSDLAPLLLHPEEEVAEAAASLLAICPFPPEALSPSQLLGLVRAGVHRFFASLRLHGPPGVASTCQLLTRLSQTSPAGLKAVLQLLVEGALHRGNTELFGGEVDGDNETVSVVSASLASASLLDTNRRHTAAVPGPGGIWSVFHAGVIGRGLKPPKFVQSRNQQEVIYNTQSLLSLLVHCCSAPGGTECGECWGAPILSPEAAKAVAVTLVESVCPDAAGAELAWPPEEHARATVERDLRIGRRFREQPLLFELLKLVAAAPPALCYCSVLLRGLLAALLGHWEASRHPDTTHSPWHLEASCTLIAVMAEGSLLPPALGNMHEVFSQLAPFEVRLLLLSVWGFLREHGPLPQKFIFQSERGRFIRDFSREGGGEGGPHLAVLHSVLHRNIDRLGLFSGRFQAPSPSTLLRQGT, from the exons ATGTCTGCGCTGTGCGACCCTCCCGGGGCCCCAGGACCTCCTGGGCCTGCCCCGGCCACCCACGGTCCCGCGCCTCTCAG TGCTCAGGAGCTGTCCCAGGAAATCAAGGCTTTTCTGACTGGCGTAGACCCCATTCTGGGCCACCAACTCTCAGCCCGGGAACATGCTCGCTGTGGTCTTCTCCTGCTCCGTTCTTTGCCACCTGCTCGGGCTGCTGTGCTTGACCACTTGAGAGGTGTCTTTGATGAGAGTGTCCGGGCCCACCTGGCTGCCCTGGATGAAACCCCTGTGGCTGGTCCACCTCACCTCCGTCCACCTCCACCCTCCCATGTTCCTGCTGGGGGACCTGGTCTAGAGGATGTGGTTCAGGAAGTGCAGCAGGTGCTGTCTGAGTTTATCCGGGCCAACCCAAAGGCCTGGGCACCTGTGATTAGTGCATGGTCCATTGACCTCATGGGGCAACTGAGCAGCACGTACTCAGGCCAGCACCAGCGTGTTCCCCACGCTACTGGCGCTCTTAATGAACTGCTACAGCTGTGGATGGGTTGTAGGGCCACGCGTACATTAATGGACATCTATGTGCAGTGCCTCTCGGCTCTCATTGGTAGCTGCCCAGATGCGTGTGTGGATGCCTTGCTGGATACCTCTGTTCAGCATTCTCCACACTTTGACTGGGTTGTGGCACATATTGGCTCCTCTTTTCCTGGCACCATCATTTCCCGAGTTCTCTCCTGTGGCCTTAAGGACTTTTGTGTCCATGGTGGGgctggaggtggagctggcagtagTGGTGGAAGCTCTTCTCAGACCCCCTCTACAGACCCCTTCCCTGGATCTCCTGCCATTCCTGCAGAGAAACGGGTGCCCAAGATTGCCTCAGTTGTAGGCATCCTAGGGCACCTGGCCTCCCGCCACGGAGACAGCATCCGACGGGAGCTCCTGCGAATGTTCCATGATAGCCTGGCAGGGGCAACTGGAGGCCGCAGTGGGGACCCCTCCCTTCAGGCCACGGTTCCCTTCCTACTGCAGCTGGCAGTCATGTCACCAGCTTTGCTGGGCACAGTCTCCGGAGAGCTTGTGGATTGCCTCAAGCCCCCAGCTGTGCTGAGCCAGCTGCAACAACACCTTCAAGGATTCCCCCGAGAGGAGCTGGACAACATGTTGAACCTGGCTGTGCACCTGGTGAGCCAGGCCTCTGGGGCAGGTGCCTACCGCTTGCTGCAGTTCCTGGTGGACACAGCTATGCCTGCTTCAGTCATTACTACCCAGGGCCTGGCCGTGCCAGACACCGTGCGTGAGGCGTGTGACCGGCTAatccagctgctgctgctgcacctGCAAAAACTGGTTCATCACCGGGGAGGGTCTCCTGGGGAAGGGGTGCTAGGCCCCCCCCCACCTCCCCGCTCAGTGCCCTTTTTAGATGCACTCAAAAACCATGTTGGAGAGCTGTGTGGAGAGACGTTACGATTGGAACGGAAGCGCTTCCTCTGGCAGCACCAGCTCTTGGGCCTGCTATCTGTCTATACCCGGCCTAGCTGTGGACCTGAGGCCTTGGGCCATCTGCTGAGCCGAGCCCGAAGCCCTGAAGAGTTGAGTTTGGCCACCCAGTTATATGCAGGGCTAGTGGTCAGTCTCTCTGGCCTCCTGCCCCTGGCTTTCCGAAGCTGTCTGGCTCGGGTGCATGCAGGGACGTTACAGCCTCCCTTCACGGCCCGGTTCCTGCGGAACTTGGCACTGCTAGTAGGGTGGGAACAGCAGGGTGGCGAGGGCCCTGCAGCCCTAGGGGCGCACTTTGGGGAATCTGCCTCAGCCCATCTGTCTGACCTGGCTCCTCTCCTGCTACATCCTGAGGAGGAAGTAGCTGAAGCTGCTGCCTCCCTCCTGGCCATTTGTCCCTTTCCTCCTGAAGCCTTATccccctcccagctcctgggacTGGTAAGGGCTGGGGTGCACCGCTTCTTTGCCTCTCTGAGGCTGCATGGCCCCCCAGGTGTGGCCTCAACCTGTCAGCTTCTCACCCGCCTGTCTCAGACATCCCCAGCTGGGCTCAAGGCTGTCCTGCAGCTGCTGGTTGAGGGAGCCTTACATCGAGGCAACACAGAACTGTTTGGTGGGGAAGTAGATGGGGACAATGAGACTGTCTCAGTTGTTTCAGCTTCTTTGGCTTCTGCCTCCCTGTTGGACACTAACCGGAGGCACACTGCAGCTGTGCCAGGTCCTGGAGGGATTTGGTCAGTTTTCCATGCTGGAGTCATCGGCCGTGGCTTAAAGCCACCCAAGTTTGTCCAGTCACGAAATCAGCAGGAAGTGATCTATAACACCCagagcctcctcagcctcctggttcACTGCTGCAGTGCCCCAGGGGGCACTGAATGTGGGGAATGCTGGGGGGCGCCCATCTTGAGTCCAGAGGCAGCCAAAGCAGTGGCAGTGACCTTGGTGGAGAGTGTGTGTCCCGATGCAGCTGGTGCAGAGCTGGCCTGGCCCCCCGAGGAACACGCCCGGGCCACCGTGGAGCGGGATCTCCGCATTGGCCGGCGCTTCCGCGAACAGCCCCTGCTCTTTGAGCTGTTAAAGCTGGTAGCAGCTGCTCCCCCAGCCCTGTGCTACTGTTCCGTGCTGCTTCGGGGGCTGCTGGCCGCCCTCTTGGGCCATTGGGAAGCCTCTCGCCACCCTGACACGACCCACTCCCCCTGGCACCTGGAGGCATCCTGCACCTTAATAGCTGTCATGGCTGAGGGAAGCCTCCTGCCTCCGGCCCTGGGTAATATGCATGAAGTATTTAGCCAACTGGCACCTTTCGAGGTGCGTCTGCTGCTGCTCAGTGTCTGGGGCTTTCTCCGGGAGCATGGGCCCTTGCCTCAGAAGTTCATCTTCCAATCAGAGCGGGGTCGCTTCATCCGGGACTTCTCCAGGGagggtggaggtgagggtggaCCCCATCTGGCTGTGCTGCACAGTGTCCTCCACCGCAACATCGACCGCCTAGGTCTTTTCTCTGGCCGTTTCCAGGCACCTTCACCGTCCACTCTTCTTCGACAGGGGACGTAG